The genomic interval CATGGGAATGTCTGTGTCGAGAAGCCAACTCCTAGCTGTCGCAGAGCTTTAGTGGATCACCGCTCACATGCAACTGGGGACATCCTAAATCCTAAGGGCTTAATTGGGCCATGGCTATTTTTTCCTTCTCCTTTTCCTTTTTAagtaataataactaaaaaaattatattgggTAGTAGGATGCCCAACATACTCATAAAAAGTTAGAAAAAATGGTTTTAAATTTGAACTATAAGTCACAactaacaaataatattaagaaaaaataaatagaattttcAAAGGAAGAGTGGGAATGCATTTTATATGCGtactttatttgatttgatgaatagataagataaattttaatgaattttttttttacagtttttcatttataatacttatgtaaaatgatatttaaattcaaattttaaataaatattatttcggTTAGAATTTAATGGGAATCAAATTAGTTTaccgtgttttttttttctttgtttttaataGAAAGCCAAATCATATATTAACTCTTCCTTTGACTTTTGTCCTTTTCACCTACCAATTCCTTACACgaattatatattcattttgGCTAATGCATGTGTTATATATAGctctatattaaaaatattaatatttatttattatgtatattattattataatcataTAGAGTGAAAATTAAAAAGTACCAAATCAATTTAAAGAATGACTTcgagatattattattattattagtgtcCTAAATTTACATAATTAGATGCATAGACAAATtatcatgaaatatattttatgttatttatgtaTCCTGCAATgtgttcaaatatatattacaacGAACAACGAACGATGTAATTGttcattttacataaattaagaaaaatattttattaaaagagagataatgatatttttattaaaatattattatcaagtATTGATCATTCACTGTTATAAgtaatttaaagtaaaaatattgaatttaaaattgtacgtgtaatataaattaaatagtacaattaaaaaataataataataattaatactatcttataaattaaaaatgataatttattttgaaataaaacatttttacaaaTAAGTCACTCATTTTAAGCTAGAAAGAATATCAATTAAAATCTCGTAACTTTTTTCttacataaataaattgttcCGCTATCTTGTTATTTATGTTCAAGATTACAAAAAAGTAATGGGCAAATTTAACTTCaatttactttgtgaaaatattatatttttattttttaaaatatatgttcattttattttaataaaagactTGTTGTTTACATTCAAGATTACAAAGAAGTAATGGGCAAAATTTAAATTCagtttattttgtgaaaatattgtatttttagtttattttttttaaatatgtgtttattttaatttaatgcaAGACTATTGAATATGACTATTATCATGAAAAACACATGAAGTGTTagttaatgaaaatatatttttaaaaataataaaaataattttttgatattttaattatttataaaaatatagtcAATTGTTCACTTCATGATCTACTAtacaaaattaacataaaatttaaaaaaaaaaaaaatgtttttccaaaatttaaagTAATTATTTAGGCACTGCACAATCAAGCGAAGGCTATGTTTTGAGGTGCTTGTAAGTTGTAGTTGTAGGCCAGGTTTTGATTGGAGTAAACTCATAAGAAAATGCCATGTGATCAAACAGTGGGTCCTAAGAAAGAATGAATTATATTTCAATGCTTGCATGGATGATGGATTGGAATTTGGAATGGAGAGTGTTACCAATAGTCTTTAAAAGAGGTGTAACAGAGCCGTCATGTAAGGAGAACACGTGATCTACACATCGTACatatactttaatttatatcatTCAATTAATGAGTTCCACCGTTAAATCGAATGACAGTAAAAGATAAATGTGTGCATAGTACAAGACTATTTAACTTGACTTAGCTTTAAACATAATAACAATCTTAGGACTTGAAATATGAGGAATTTTTTTGCATATATTTCAATAATGTCATATtcataatcaaacaaaatacagaTATAACATCTACCATCAATAAAAAGAAGTAACATTTGCCCAAAATATCTATGTTGATAACTTTGTcataaaaatgtttatataaagtcggtattttcacaaaataaaatagcaaTGAACATGGAACACAAAACTTGGACTTTAAATGCAATTTATTTGTGATAAAATCTTTTTCCTATGACTGATAGGAGCTTGGTAGCATGTGTATCTATGGCCCAGTTTGGATTAGTTTATAGTCTATGCAAAAAACTTGCAGGTTTCCtaatcatttaaacaaatatttcaaaaattacttGAAGGAAATGAAACATAAACAAATTGTCGAAGCTAATTTTGTCAATTATCTCGAAACAGGTCAATACACTGTGATTGTACCATATAATCAACAGAGGAATTGATTCTTGGCAGTCTCAGAAAATGCTTAATAAACTACAAAGAATGCAAGGTGTGAAAGATGAAGTTAGGAACACCTCACCTCCAATGCAATGAAATAGCTATGAACAACAAGACAATCTTTTATCGACTGATAATCACATGGAAAAAGTTGTCAGCTATATCACAAATCAATTTGTTGTATGCTAAGCTATGAAGCTAAGACACAAATAGGCAAACACGATTCCGACAGTAGACACGGATactaaatagaaaaaataaaagtgattgaaGATAACCACATTCATTTGTCGTGTTGGTGTCTACCACTGACACACGCCGAACACCAGACATGCCTTAAATCGCAAGTGTCTGTGCTACATAGATAAAAACACATTATCTATTGCTATTCACAATACCAACACATGACACACATACAAAATCCCTAGGTCAATAAACCAACCCAATAGGAAAATTTAAAACACTTCAGAAACCTTGCTTGCAAGGACTCGGTCCCTCCTTTCAATGTAACCAAATGGAAACCACCCTGCTTTCCCTTTGCATTCACCCTCAGCCCATCCATTGTTTGTCACCTGTCAAAATTATAATCATATTAGGACAACGTTTgacccaaaaaataaaatcaggaacaatttaaaatatgataatgcTATTATACATGCANNNNNNNNNNNNNNNNNNNNNNNNNNNNNNNNNNNNNNNNNNNNNNNNNNNNNNNNNNNNNNNNNNNNNNNNNNNNNNNNNNNNNNNNNNNNNNNNNNNNNNNNNNNNNNNNNNNNNNNNNNNNNNNNNNNNNNNNNNNNNNNNNNNNNNNNNNNNNNNNNNNNNNNNNNNNNNNNNNNNNNNNNNNNNNNNNNNNNNNNNNNNNNNNNNtatatatatatatagagagagagagagagagagagagagagagagagatttttgTCTGAAAAAAGATATGATAAATTCCGTAAATCACAAACCTTTCGAATGACAATATAATCCCCAACTGATAAATTCAGCTCAATTTCAGACTCAGCATGATAAGGAAATAAAACCTGCACGAGTAAAATGTGCAAGAGAAAGTAAAATAAGcagtcaaatatttttcaacacAGTATCTGTAACCTTCTTACAAGAAACGGTCTAACCTCTCCTAAGAAGTAGCCCATACTGTCTGTTACGCCATTACGTTCCTGAGAAGCATAGACACCATTCACTTCTTCATATGATGGAGGTGGTGGCATGTTGTTATCCACACTAGGAGTAGGAGGGGCTTCAATACGCTGCCGTTCTGATATCATCTATCATTACATATAAACATAACACCTAATCATACCTTGATATCAAAAGAAAATGATGAAACAAGTGGCATATTTGACTTCTATATGGAGAATAGAATGAAAAATAGACCAAGAGTCACCAACACTTACCTCTCCCTCAAGATGATCAAGTATTTGGAGCACTCTTTGGTGGTAGGCACGCTCTGCTTCAACCTTcgtattaaaaaatacattgcTAAAGTTTAGTTTGAGGAATAATGTTCTATAAATAATCCAAGATTTCACAAGAACTGAATATTGCAGGTTGCAGCATCATATGGTGAAAATGTAATACCATAGCTATAAGACGCTGGAGGGTTAACCTCTGTTGCTGTGCTTCAACGGCAGTCATTGCTGCAGCTGCTTCCTTCCCCAATATGGCCATGTTTGACTTTAGGTCTTGCAGCTTTGCTTCAGCTGCTTCCAGTTTCATAGCATTCTCAGCATTGCCTGGTGTTTCCCTAACTTTTGCCTGGCGTTTAGAAACTTCAATAGCC from Cicer arietinum cultivar CDC Frontier isolate Library 1 chromosome 5, Cicar.CDCFrontier_v2.0, whole genome shotgun sequence carries:
- the LOC101510813 gene encoding SH3 domain-containing protein 2; amino-acid sequence: MEAIRKQASKLREQVARQQQAVLKQFGAGGYGGSDNMVTDEVELQQHQKLEKLYISTRAGKHYQRDIVRGVEGYIVTGSKQVEIGTKLSEDSRKYGSENTCTSGSTLSRAALNYARARAQMEKERGTLLKALGTQVAEPLRAMVMGAPLEDARHLAQRYDRMRQDAEAQAIEVSKRQAKVRETPGNAENAMKLEAAEAKLQDLKSNMAILGKEAAAAMTAVEAQQQRLTLQRLIAMVEAERAYHQRVLQILDHLEGEMISERQRIEAPPTPSVDNNMPPPPSYEEVNGVYASQERNGVTDSMGYFLGEVLFPYHAESEIELNLSVGDYIVIRKVTNNGWAEGECKGKAGWFPFGYIERRDRVLASKVSEVF